Proteins encoded within one genomic window of Ctenopharyngodon idella isolate HZGC_01 chromosome 6, HZGC01, whole genome shotgun sequence:
- the ccdc14 gene encoding coiled-coil domain-containing protein 14 — translation MASQGVSRPKVVSSGRLTGSGRGQIHKKRVAGRCVAPLEPAYSLYSTDSEDQVTTIHKGLDRCAALLNGILQAEHAESKPKPQGTKTYTFKSKPKNLSRKIEIDKKKHGKKTNTAIHVKKRAAAVQKTIPSASCHLSSAGQPCCRGDQHSGVRRVQGSQDQPSALTHVTQAEDAQHNSVPLAYSQPAASCNLPTSAQVQTSTVFNSRLTTSTPALSPQRPGSAHSEPCTSKCVLSSGGSSGEFHQLRAMSAAIPSCPHGSVEMSATPTQYAASFSIPPAVQRQSPVTVSPVQNGSCAPVGHGLPQVELTLSTGSLTCSSATQMPKQLQVSLTQSDPNGPEQEICSEESVEKGSSSAEDEDENDGMDKTPVRDISCQTSYEKLTVHKVKPTSPEKTAQKVMTVKYLLGELKTLVANQDSDAVRLISEVEQSISILPVMVGSTNIQAEIALALQPLRSENVQLRRRLRILNQQLLERERAERRGRPEACDMEVVALQSLNFTLQTQLNESRRELDDLQQENMRLRKAMEDKDGDLKQHKELCEFENSRLRLEMNEALAEMQSYQSKLKEYEIEKTVLTLSLQQREAEISRLQEVIRNLERNQTKDTSKYSPQLDLCQPNSQLTKSVLELHENAQRESTVSDKLSNSVKSYLQTLEGIGQASPPHKVHCKSQTLQPVPPGQINGGKDNFMPSDAKVCSPTERDIHKPTLETIAENIPQLEELKRTMFASLRETPVVQLASGVAHSKPLTQCNEPITAKNQREYVDAHVGLKYMGRAFEKLDISDGLHIQDAKNDGRDFLSDHHGVALQINQKNKGLNNQSVQSQHAQRMGVQSTYFGRPSVIENTFSSCDIKSLASDWSINSWSTFNTQDEQNFRDGLAALDASIESLQKTLKVDLNK, via the exons ATGGCAAGTCAAGGAGTATCAAGACCAAAG GTGGTCTCGTCAGGCAGGCTGACGGGCTCTGGACGGggacaaatacacaaaaaacg TGTTGCTGGGAGATGTGTTGCTCCTCTGGAACCAGCGTATTCTCTTTATTCTACAGACTCTGAAGATCAG GTGACAACAATACACAAGGGACTGGACCGATGTGCTGCTTTACTCAATGGAATACTTCAAGCCGAACATGCAG AATCAAAGCCCAAACCACAGGGAACAAAAACCTACACCTTCAAATCCAAACCCAAGAATTTATCAAGAAAAATCGAGATTGACAAGAAAAAGCATGGGAAGAAGACAAACACGGCAATACATGTGAAAAAAAGGGCAG CTGCAGTGCAGAAGACGATTCCATCTGCCAGCTGTCACCTGAGTTCAGCAGGGCAGCCATGTTGTCGTGGTGATCAGCACTCTGGGGTCAGACGGGTGCAAGGATCACAAGATCAACCTTCAGCACTGACCCATGTAACGCAAGCAGAAGATGCCCAGCACAACTCAGTTCCACTGGCCTACTCTCAGCCTGCTGCTAGCTGTAATCTGCCGACTTCTG CTCAGGTTCAGACATCCACTGTATTTAACAGCCGGCTGACTACATCTACTCCTGCGTTGAGCCCTCAGAGACCTGGATCAGCTCACAGTGAACCT TGTACTTCAAAGTGTGTGCTGAGCAGTGGTGGCTCATCTGGGGAGTTTCATCAGTTGAGGGCCATGAGTGCTGCCATCCCCTCCTGCCCTCATGGTTCTGTAGAAATGTCTGCCACTCCAACTCAGTATGCGGCTTCTTTCTCCATCCCACCTGCAGTCCAACGACAGTCTCCAGTTACTGTATCTCCTGTCCAAAATGGATCCTGTGCTCCAGTAGGGCACGGGCTACCTCAGGTTGAATTGACATTGTCCACTGGGTCCTTGACCTGTTCCTCAGCAACACAGATGCCCAAGCAGCTCCAGGTCAGCCTGACTCAGTCTGATCCAAATGGACCAGAACAGGAGATCTGCTCTGAGGAGAGTGTGGAGAAGGGAAGTTCTAGTGCAGAGGATGAAGATGAAAATGATGGGATGGATAAGACACCTGTCAGAGACATCAGCTGTCAGACCAGCTATGAGAAATTAACAGTTCACAAAGTCAAACCCACCAGTCCAGAGAAAACTGCACAGAAAGTGATGACTGTTAAATATCTGCTGGGAGAGCTGAAGACTTTAGTGGCTAATCAGG ACAGTGATGCTGTGCGCCTGATCTCTGAGGTGGAGCAGAGTATCTCAATACTTCCTGTCATGGTGGGCAGCACCAACATCCAGGCTGAGATTGCGCTCGCTTTACAGCCACTCAGGAGTGAGAATGTACAGCTGCGAAG GCGTTTGCGAATACTCAATCAGCAGTtattggagagagagagagcagaacgGCGAGGCAGACCAGAGGCTTGCGACATGGAGG TGGTTGCATTGCAGTCTCTGAACTTCACTCTACAAACTCAGTTAAATGAGAGCCGAAGAGAGCTTGATGATCTGCAACAGGAGAACATGAGACTGCGGAAAGCCATGGAGGATAAAGATGGTGACCTGAAGCAGCACAAAGAGTTGTGTGAGTTCGAGAACAGTCGGCTAAGGCTGG AGATGAATGAAGCATTAGCTGAAATGCAGAGCTACCAGAGTAAACTCAAAGAGTATGAGATTGAGAAAACTGTACTGACTCTGAGTCTCCAGCAGAGAGAGGCAGAGATCAGCAGACTGCAGGAAGTCATCAG AAATCTGGAgagaaatcaaacaaaagacacTAGCAAATATTCTCCTCAGCTGGACTTGTGTCAACCAAACTCTCAGCTTACTAAGAGTGTTCTGGAATTGCATGAAAATGCACAGAGGGAGTCGACTGTGTCAGATAAACTTTCAAACTCTGTAAAGTCCTACCTTCAGACCCTGGAGGGCATCGGACAGGCCTCTCCTCCACACAAAGTTCACTGTAAGTCCCAGACATTACAACCAGTCCCCCCTGGTCAGATTAATGGTGGAAAAGACAACTTTATGCCATCAGATGCTAAAGTCTGCTCACCAACAGAAAGGGATATACACAAACCAACCCTGGAAACCATAGCTGAGAACATTCCTCAGTTAGAAGAGCTGAAAAGAACAATGTTTGCTTCTTTAAGGGAGACTCCAGTGGTGCAACTTGCCTCAGGAGTTGCTCATAGTAAACCGCTAACTCAGTGTAATGAGCCGATAACAGCCAAGAATCAAAGAGAATATGTGGATGCGCATGTAGGGCTGAAATATATGGGCCGTGCTTTTGAAAAGCTGGACATCTCAGATGGGCTCCACATTCAGGACGCAAAGAATGATGGCAGAGATTTCCTTTCAGATCATCATGGTGTGGCCTTACAGATAAATCAGAAAAATAAGGGCCTGAACAATCAGTCGGTGCAATCTCAGCATGCCCAAAGGATGGGTGTGCAGTCAACTTACTTTGGACGCCCTTCAGTGATAGAGAACACCTTTTCCTCTTGTGATATTAAATCTTTAGCCTCTGATTGGAGCATAAACTCCTGGTCCACGTTTAACACACAAGATGAGCAAAATTTCAGAGATGGGCTTGCAGCACTAGACGCCAGCATAGAAAGTCTGCAGAAGACCCTGAAAGTTGATCTAAACAAATAA